Proteins from a single region of Juglans microcarpa x Juglans regia isolate MS1-56 chromosome 5S, Jm3101_v1.0, whole genome shotgun sequence:
- the LOC121267171 gene encoding uncharacterized protein LOC121267171 produces MVTDYEALKYTNRKHKLSRQHAKWVAYLQEFMFSPNHQSGNLNRVADALSRRVSLLTTMSTRVAGFDNFRKLHAEDLSIGKIFKEVNEGQQSDFLLHNGFLFHVLQLCIPDYSLREHIIWELHGEGPFGQEKTLALIAANYY; encoded by the coding sequence ATGGTTACTGACTATGAGGCATTGAAGTACACCAACAGGAAACACAAGCTAAGCAGACAACATGCGAAGTGGGTTGCCTATTTGCAAGAGTTCATGTTCTCACCAAACCACCAATCGGGGAACTTGAACCGGGTTGCAGATGCTTTAAGTCGACGTGTATCACTCCTTACCACTATGAGTACTAGGGTGGCGGGCTTTGACAATTTCAGGAAATTGCACGCTGAAGATCTGTCCATTGGAAAGATTTTTAAGGAGGTAAATGAAGGTCAACAGAGTGATTTTCTTTTGCACAACGGATTTTTGTTCCACGTCCTACAATTGTGTATCCCTGACTACTCTTTGAGGGAACACATTATATGGGAACTACATGGTGAGGGGCCCTTTGGGCAAGAAAAAACTTTAGCTTTGATCGCCGCAAATTACTACTAG